One Streptomyces sp. P9-A2 DNA window includes the following coding sequences:
- the rfbC gene encoding dTDP-4-dehydrorhamnose 3,5-epimerase, whose translation MKATEVPAIAGAYLFEPTPYADERGFFCRTFDADVVRSVGLDPDAFVQDSLSRSVRGVLRGLHLRSGAGEAKLVRCSYGRIYDVVVDLRPDSPTYLGRASFELSGETQATLYIPAGCAHGFQALTDTADTSYRIDRPHDPAEDVTIAFDDPELAIPWPLPVTSMSQRDREAPSLAEVLKNRES comes from the coding sequence TTGAAAGCGACCGAAGTCCCGGCGATCGCCGGCGCGTACCTGTTCGAGCCGACGCCGTACGCCGACGAACGCGGCTTCTTCTGCCGCACCTTCGACGCCGACGTGGTCCGCTCGGTGGGCCTCGACCCGGACGCCTTCGTCCAGGACAGCCTGTCCCGCTCGGTCAGGGGCGTGCTGCGCGGACTGCACCTGCGCTCCGGCGCCGGCGAGGCGAAACTGGTGCGGTGCTCGTACGGGAGGATCTACGACGTCGTCGTGGACCTGCGGCCGGACTCACCGACCTACCTGGGCCGGGCCTCCTTCGAACTGTCCGGCGAGACGCAGGCGACCCTGTACATCCCGGCGGGATGCGCGCACGGCTTCCAGGCGCTGACGGACACCGCCGACACCTCGTACCGGATCGACCGCCCGCACGATCCGGCCGAGGACGTGACGATCGCCTTCGACGACCCGGAGCTCGCCATCCCCTGGCCGCTGCCGGTCACCTCGATGTCCCAGCGGGACCGGGAAGCGCCGAGCCTCGCCGAGGTCCTGAAGAACAGGGAGAGCTGA
- a CDS encoding PIG-L deacetylase family protein, whose product MIRLGAGRLERLVAVGAHCDDIAIGAGGTLLTLCLARPGVRVDALVLSGGGGEREQEERAALAAFCPGADLRLTVLKLPDGRMPAHWEEAKAAVEELRTRTEPDLVLAPRTEDAHQDHRGLAKLMTTAFRDHLVLGYEIVKWDGDLGRPVAYQPLSPDTAERKVRLLQEHYPSQRHRPWYDREAFLGLARIRGIECHARYAEAFAVTKLTLDLGD is encoded by the coding sequence GTGATCCGGCTCGGCGCCGGGCGCCTGGAGCGGCTCGTCGCGGTGGGCGCGCACTGCGACGACATCGCCATCGGCGCCGGCGGCACGCTGCTGACGCTGTGCCTCGCGCGGCCGGGCGTCCGCGTCGACGCGCTGGTGCTCTCCGGCGGTGGCGGCGAGCGGGAGCAGGAGGAGCGGGCCGCGCTCGCCGCCTTCTGCCCGGGTGCCGACCTGCGGCTGACCGTGCTCAAGCTGCCGGACGGCCGGATGCCGGCGCACTGGGAGGAGGCCAAGGCCGCGGTCGAGGAACTACGGACGCGGACCGAGCCGGATCTCGTCCTGGCCCCGCGCACCGAGGACGCGCACCAGGACCACCGCGGCCTGGCGAAGCTGATGACCACCGCGTTCCGCGACCACCTCGTGCTCGGCTACGAGATCGTCAAATGGGACGGTGATCTCGGCCGTCCGGTGGCGTACCAGCCGCTGTCGCCGGACACCGCCGAACGGAAGGTGCGGCTGCTGCAGGAGCACTACCCCTCGCAGCGGCACCGGCCCTGGTACGACCGGGAGGCCTTCCTCGGGCTGGCCCGGATCCGCGGCATCGAATGCCACGCGCGCTACGCCGAGGCGTTCGCCGTCACCAAACTCACTCTCGACCTGGGGGATTGA
- a CDS encoding glycosyltransferase family 2 protein translates to MTARPRLSIGLPVYNGEEYLAEAFDALLGQTYEDFELVVSDNASTDGTQDICRRYAARDSRIRYLRLPRNIGAAPNHNHVFTECRGELFKWASHDDLYARDLLRRCVEALDERPDVILAHSGQAVIDGDGKVKVPYAYGLATDSPHAPERFRSLLFEPGGDDFYGVMRADVLRRVKPHDSYHHADRVFVAEITLHGPFHQVPELLYFRRDHPTRAERANPGKRSRCVNLDPRRAGPLHPTPRLLAEYVWGFVSAIRRAPLSPADRRACYRHLAAWMTSRVRPGAGERVEDRAPVDPDRLTVSVDALVAGREGRQA, encoded by the coding sequence ATGACCGCCCGACCCAGGCTGAGCATCGGCCTGCCCGTGTACAACGGCGAGGAGTACCTCGCCGAGGCGTTCGACGCCCTGCTCGGCCAGACCTACGAGGACTTCGAGCTGGTCGTCTCCGACAACGCCTCGACCGACGGCACCCAGGACATCTGCCGCCGGTACGCCGCGCGGGACTCGCGCATCCGGTACCTCCGGCTGCCCCGGAACATCGGCGCCGCGCCGAACCACAACCACGTGTTCACCGAGTGCCGCGGCGAACTGTTCAAGTGGGCCTCGCACGACGACCTGTACGCCCGGGACCTGCTCCGGCGCTGCGTCGAGGCGCTGGACGAGCGGCCGGACGTGATCCTCGCGCACAGCGGCCAGGCCGTCATCGACGGCGACGGCAAGGTGAAGGTCCCCTACGCGTACGGGCTCGCCACCGACTCCCCGCACGCGCCGGAACGCTTCCGCAGCCTGCTGTTCGAGCCCGGCGGCGACGACTTCTACGGGGTGATGCGGGCCGACGTGCTGCGCCGGGTGAAGCCGCACGACAGCTACCACCACGCGGACCGCGTGTTCGTCGCCGAGATCACCCTGCACGGCCCCTTCCACCAGGTTCCGGAGCTGCTGTACTTCCGCCGCGACCACCCCACCCGCGCCGAGCGGGCGAACCCGGGCAAGCGGTCCCGGTGCGTCAACCTGGACCCGCGCCGGGCGGGCCCGCTGCACCCGACGCCCCGGCTGCTCGCCGAGTACGTCTGGGGCTTCGTCTCGGCGATCCGGCGGGCACCGCTGTCCCCGGCCGACCGACGCGCGTGCTACCGCCACCTGGCCGCGTGGATGACCTCCCGGGTCCGGCCGGGCGCCGGCGAGCGGGTCGAGGACCGCGCCCCGGTCGACCCGGACCGGCTCACCGTCTCCGTCGACGCGCTGGTCGCCGGCCGTGAGGGGCGGCAGGCGTGA
- a CDS encoding class I SAM-dependent methyltransferase, whose amino-acid sequence MTRCRLCGSAALTSVVDLGATPPCESFLAADQLDRPEPAYPLHLRVCTDCWLAQIPPLITPEETFTQYAYFSSYSTSWVEHARTFVADAAARLDLGTDSFVVEVASNDGYLLRHVVDRGIRCLGIEPSVNVGATARDAGVPTHTAFLDPDTGSAVRAEHGPADLVVANNVYAHIPDVVGFTRGLRALVADDGWVSVEVQHLLTLIEENQYDTIYHEHFQYYTVASAIRALASGGLTLVDVESLPTHGGSVRLWARPTEVAGEPSRQVADVLDREKAAGLQELSGYTEFSARVAKVRRDLLRFLIEAAERGETVVGYGAPGKGNTLLNHCGIRPDLLPYTVDRNPYKHGRFTPGTRIPILPPEQIDADRPDYVLVLPWNLRAELTEQLSFVHDWGGRLVFPIPELSIVEVERVEVER is encoded by the coding sequence ATGACACGATGCCGACTCTGCGGCTCGGCGGCGCTCACGAGCGTCGTCGATCTCGGAGCGACCCCGCCGTGCGAGAGTTTTCTCGCCGCGGACCAACTGGACCGACCGGAACCGGCGTACCCGCTGCATCTGCGGGTGTGCACCGACTGCTGGCTCGCGCAGATCCCTCCGCTGATCACGCCGGAGGAGACGTTCACGCAGTACGCGTACTTCTCCTCCTACTCGACGTCCTGGGTGGAGCACGCGCGCACGTTCGTCGCCGACGCCGCGGCGCGGCTGGACCTCGGCACCGACTCCTTCGTGGTCGAGGTCGCGAGCAACGACGGGTACCTGCTGAGGCATGTGGTGGACCGCGGGATCCGCTGCCTCGGCATCGAGCCCTCGGTGAACGTCGGCGCCACGGCGCGGGACGCGGGGGTACCCACGCACACGGCCTTCCTCGACCCGGACACGGGCTCGGCCGTCCGCGCCGAACACGGCCCGGCGGACCTGGTCGTGGCCAACAACGTGTACGCGCACATCCCCGACGTGGTCGGCTTCACCCGGGGGCTGCGCGCCCTGGTCGCCGACGACGGCTGGGTCTCCGTCGAGGTGCAGCACCTGCTGACCCTGATCGAGGAGAACCAGTACGACACGATCTACCACGAGCACTTCCAGTACTACACGGTCGCGTCCGCGATCCGGGCGCTGGCGAGCGGCGGACTCACGCTGGTGGACGTCGAGTCGCTGCCCACGCACGGCGGCTCCGTCCGGCTGTGGGCCCGGCCCACCGAGGTGGCCGGCGAGCCGTCCCGGCAGGTGGCCGATGTACTGGACCGGGAGAAGGCCGCCGGGCTCCAGGAGCTGTCCGGATACACCGAGTTCTCCGCCCGGGTGGCCAAGGTACGCCGGGACCTGCTGCGGTTCCTCATCGAGGCGGCCGAGCGCGGCGAGACGGTCGTCGGCTACGGAGCACCGGGCAAGGGCAACACCCTGCTCAACCACTGCGGCATCCGGCCCGACCTGCTCCCGTACACGGTCGACCGCAACCCCTACAAGCACGGCCGGTTCACCCCGGGCACCCGCATCCCGATCCTGCCGCCCGAGCAGATCGACGCCGACCGGCCGGACTACGTCCTCGTCCTCCCGTGGAACCTGCGGGCCGAGCTGACCGAGCAGCTGTCCTTCGTGCACGACTGGGGCGGCCGGCTGGTCTTCCCCATACCGGAACTGAGCATTGTCGAGGTCGAGCGAGTCGAGGTCGAGCGATGA
- a CDS encoding glycosyltransferase has product MRVLVVHNRYRSEQPSGENMVVDREVALLRGAGHRVGVFERRSDDITGRSLLGKAALPLLVPWNPAVRRELAARLRGERPDVVHVHNVFPLLSPAVLAACADAGVPAVATLHNYTQVCPPGTLQRDGRPCTECVGGTPLPAVRHGCYRDSRPATVPLAVSLSVNRRRWWSGVERFFCISAAQRDVLVGAGMPAGRLAVKHNFVPDPEVRRTGDGEHLLYLGRLAEAKGVRLLMAAWDEIAAGGGVGVPLVVAGAGPLEREVAAWAAGRDDVRYVGLYDPAQCRQAVARSVAVVAPSTWLEAFGLVVVEAMAAGVPAVAAGHGAFTELVEDGRTGLLHRPNDAASLASRLRRITVERAHNREMGRAARHRYEQGFSPAVGLERLVEGYRTAIAGRSGGGDRPPPAGDGNTGSRRGHPPERDGGST; this is encoded by the coding sequence ATGCGTGTCCTCGTGGTGCACAACCGCTACCGCTCGGAGCAGCCGAGCGGCGAGAACATGGTCGTCGACCGGGAGGTGGCGCTGCTGCGCGGGGCCGGCCACCGGGTCGGGGTGTTCGAGCGGCGCAGCGACGACATCACCGGCCGGTCCCTGCTCGGCAAGGCCGCGCTGCCGCTGCTGGTGCCGTGGAACCCGGCGGTCCGCAGGGAGCTCGCCGCCCGGCTGCGCGGCGAGCGGCCGGACGTGGTGCACGTCCACAACGTCTTCCCGCTGCTGTCGCCTGCGGTGCTGGCCGCCTGCGCCGACGCCGGGGTGCCCGCCGTCGCCACGCTGCACAACTACACGCAGGTCTGCCCGCCCGGCACGCTGCAGCGGGACGGCCGGCCGTGCACCGAGTGCGTCGGGGGCACGCCGCTGCCCGCCGTCCGGCACGGCTGCTACCGGGACTCCCGGCCGGCGACGGTGCCGCTCGCGGTCAGCCTGTCGGTCAACCGGCGGCGGTGGTGGTCCGGCGTGGAGCGGTTCTTCTGCATCTCCGCGGCACAGCGCGACGTCCTGGTGGGGGCCGGCATGCCGGCCGGACGGCTGGCGGTGAAGCACAACTTCGTGCCCGACCCCGAGGTCCGCCGGACGGGCGACGGCGAGCATCTGCTCTATCTCGGCCGGCTCGCGGAGGCCAAGGGGGTACGGCTGCTGATGGCCGCGTGGGACGAGATCGCCGCCGGCGGCGGTGTGGGCGTGCCGCTCGTGGTCGCCGGCGCGGGGCCACTGGAGCGGGAGGTGGCCGCCTGGGCGGCGGGCCGGGACGACGTGCGGTACGTCGGCCTGTACGACCCGGCTCAGTGCCGGCAGGCCGTGGCGCGGTCGGTCGCCGTGGTGGCTCCCTCCACGTGGCTGGAGGCGTTCGGCCTGGTGGTCGTGGAGGCGATGGCGGCGGGGGTCCCGGCCGTCGCCGCCGGTCACGGCGCCTTCACCGAACTCGTCGAGGACGGCAGGACCGGGCTGCTGCACCGGCCGAACGACGCCGCCTCGCTCGCCTCCCGCCTGCGCCGGATCACGGTCGAGCGGGCACACAACCGGGAGATGGGCCGGGCGGCCCGGCACCGTTACGAACAGGGTTTCAGCCCGGCCGTCGGGCTGGAGCGCCTGGTGGAGGGGTACCGCACCGCGATCGCGGGTCGGTCCGGCGGCGGGGACCGCCCGCCGCCGGCAGGGGACGGAAACACTGGCTCGCGGCGGGGGCACCCGCCCGAGCGGGATGGGGGCAGTACATGA
- a CDS encoding glucose-1-phosphate cytidylyltransferase, whose translation MKVVLFCGGYGLRMRNGTSDDVPKPMAMVGPRPLIWHVMRYYAYYGHTEFILCLGYGAHHIKDFFLNYEETTSNDFVLRGGRTELLTTDIADWTITFAQTGIESPIGERLRRVRHHLDGDEMFLANYADVLTDAPLPEMIDRFARRDAGASMMVVPPQSSFHCVDLGEDGLVGGITPVSELPLWENGGYFVLRQEVFDHIPEGGDLVADGCARLAKRGRLAAHRHRGFWKPTDTVKERAALDDAYARGDRPWAVWERDGAGAGAGVRA comes from the coding sequence ATGAAGGTCGTACTGTTCTGCGGCGGCTACGGGCTGCGGATGCGCAACGGCACCTCCGACGACGTGCCCAAGCCGATGGCGATGGTCGGCCCGCGGCCGCTGATCTGGCACGTCATGCGCTACTACGCGTACTACGGGCACACGGAGTTCATCCTGTGCCTCGGGTACGGGGCACACCACATCAAGGACTTCTTCCTCAACTACGAGGAGACCACGTCCAACGACTTCGTCCTGCGGGGCGGGCGGACCGAGCTGCTGACCACCGACATCGCGGACTGGACGATCACCTTCGCGCAGACCGGCATCGAGTCACCGATCGGGGAGCGGCTGCGCCGGGTGCGGCACCACCTGGACGGGGACGAGATGTTCCTCGCCAACTACGCCGACGTGCTCACCGACGCCCCGCTGCCGGAGATGATCGACCGGTTCGCCCGGCGCGACGCCGGTGCGTCGATGATGGTGGTGCCGCCGCAGTCGTCGTTCCACTGCGTGGACCTGGGCGAGGACGGCCTGGTGGGGGGCATCACCCCGGTGAGTGAACTGCCGCTGTGGGAGAACGGCGGCTACTTCGTGCTCCGCCAGGAGGTCTTCGACCACATCCCGGAGGGCGGGGACCTGGTCGCCGACGGGTGTGCCCGACTGGCCAAGCGGGGGCGGCTGGCGGCGCACCGGCACCGCGGTTTCTGGAAGCCGACCGACACCGTGAAGGAGCGGGCCGCGCTCGACGACGCCTACGCCCGGGGCGACCGCCCGTGGGCGGTGTGGGAGCGGGACGGTGCGGGAGCGGGCGCCGGGGTGAGGGCGTGA
- a CDS encoding DUF4910 domain-containing protein, translating to MYALVERLYPLCRSITGDGVRATLDIVGEYVPLRVHEVPTGTQVLDWTVPQEWNIRDAYIADAAGHRVVDFNASSLHVLGYSVPVSATMPLAELRPHLHTLPDHPAWVPYRTSYYTPEWGFCLAQETLDALPDGEYEVRIDSTLADGHLTYAEHVIPGQVPDEVIVSCHVCHPSLANDNLAGIAVAVFLARALAERQPYYTYRFIFAPGTIGAITWLARNAERVNGVSPAPGAPPGRRPGEEPRAGGRVKHGLVLACAGDPGRLTYKQSRRGDAEIDRVLRHVLAASERPHHIAEFTPYGYDERQYCSPGFDLGVGSLSRTPYAGYPEYHTSADNLDFVSPEAMADTLAVCREAFDVLDRNRRYVNLSPYGEPQLGRRGLYDSLGGRSDAKQAQMAMLWVLSLSDGEHALLDVAERSGLPFDTVAAAAGALHGAGLLKA from the coding sequence ATGTACGCACTGGTGGAGCGGCTGTACCCGCTGTGCCGGAGCATCACCGGCGACGGTGTGCGCGCCACCCTGGACATCGTCGGCGAGTACGTTCCGCTGCGGGTGCACGAGGTGCCGACCGGTACCCAGGTGCTCGACTGGACGGTGCCGCAGGAGTGGAACATCCGGGACGCCTACATCGCCGACGCCGCCGGCCACCGGGTCGTCGACTTCAACGCGTCCAGCCTGCACGTGCTCGGCTACAGCGTGCCGGTGTCGGCGACCATGCCGCTGGCCGAGCTGCGCCCGCATCTGCACACCCTGCCGGACCACCCGGCCTGGGTGCCGTACCGCACCAGCTACTACACGCCGGAATGGGGTTTCTGCCTGGCCCAGGAGACCCTGGACGCGCTGCCGGACGGCGAGTACGAGGTGCGGATCGACTCCACACTCGCCGACGGCCACCTCACCTACGCCGAGCACGTGATCCCCGGGCAGGTCCCCGACGAGGTGATCGTCTCCTGCCACGTCTGCCACCCGTCGCTGGCCAACGACAACCTGGCCGGCATCGCGGTGGCGGTCTTCCTGGCCCGGGCGCTGGCGGAGCGACAGCCGTACTACACCTACCGGTTCATCTTCGCGCCCGGCACCATCGGGGCGATCACCTGGCTGGCCCGCAACGCGGAGCGGGTGAACGGGGTATCCCCTGCTCCGGGGGCACCTCCCGGCCGAAGGCCGGGGGAGGAGCCGAGAGCTGGGGGAAGGGTCAAGCACGGCCTGGTGCTGGCCTGCGCCGGCGACCCGGGCCGGCTGACGTACAAGCAGAGCAGGCGCGGCGACGCGGAGATCGACCGGGTGCTGCGGCATGTGCTGGCAGCCTCCGAACGCCCGCACCACATCGCCGAGTTCACTCCCTACGGCTACGACGAGCGGCAGTACTGCTCGCCCGGGTTCGATCTCGGCGTGGGCTCGCTCAGCCGGACCCCGTACGCCGGGTACCCCGAGTACCACACCTCGGCGGACAACCTGGACTTCGTCTCCCCGGAGGCGATGGCGGACACCCTCGCGGTCTGCCGCGAGGCGTTCGACGTCCTCGACCGCAACCGGCGGTACGTCAACCTCAGCCCCTACGGCGAGCCTCAGTTGGGCCGCCGTGGGCTGTACGACTCACTCGGCGGCCGCAGCGACGCGAAGCAGGCCCAGATGGCCATGCTCTGGGTGCTCAGCCTCTCCGACGGCGAGCACGCTCTGCTGGACGTCGCCGAGCGGTCCGGGCTGCCGTTCGACACCGTCGCCGCCGCGGCCGGCGCCCTGCACGGCGCCGGGCTGCTCAAGGCGTGA
- a CDS encoding NAD-dependent epimerase/dehydratase family protein produces MRVLLTGHQGYLGTVMAPVLAAAGHEVVGLDAGLFADCVLGPAPADPPGHRVDLRDVTAEHVAGVDAVIHLAALSNDPLGSLAPELTYDINHHASVRLAELARDAGVRRFLYASTCSVYGAAGGDELVGEDAPLRPVTPYAESKVRVEDDLHALSDGDFSPVYLRNATAFGHSPRLRADIVLNNLVGHALLSGEVLVLSDGTPWRPLVHAADIARAFAAALTAPREAVHDRAFNIGSEVNNVTVAEIAEQVAEAVSGSKVVITGETGADPRSYRVDFSRFRAAIPGFDCEWTVKRGALELADAYREHELTREDFERRFTRLAVLRAASDTGAVDDTLRWRR; encoded by the coding sequence TTGCGCGTACTGCTGACCGGACATCAGGGCTACCTGGGCACCGTGATGGCCCCGGTCCTCGCCGCCGCCGGACACGAGGTCGTCGGCCTGGACGCCGGCCTGTTCGCCGACTGCGTGCTGGGGCCGGCGCCCGCGGACCCTCCGGGGCACCGGGTGGACCTGCGCGACGTCACGGCCGAACACGTGGCCGGGGTGGACGCCGTGATCCATCTGGCCGCCCTGTCCAACGACCCGCTGGGATCGCTGGCGCCGGAACTCACCTACGACATCAACCACCACGCGTCCGTGCGCCTCGCCGAGCTGGCCCGTGACGCCGGGGTCCGGCGGTTCCTGTACGCGTCGACCTGCTCGGTCTACGGCGCCGCCGGCGGAGACGAACTGGTGGGCGAGGACGCCCCGCTGCGCCCGGTGACGCCGTACGCGGAGTCCAAGGTGCGGGTGGAGGACGACCTGCACGCGCTGTCCGACGGCGACTTCAGCCCGGTGTACCTGCGCAACGCCACCGCCTTCGGACACTCCCCCCGGCTGCGCGCCGACATCGTGCTGAACAACCTGGTGGGCCACGCGCTCCTGTCCGGCGAGGTGCTCGTGCTCTCCGACGGCACCCCCTGGCGCCCGCTGGTGCACGCCGCCGACATCGCGCGGGCCTTCGCGGCCGCGCTGACCGCGCCGCGGGAGGCGGTGCACGACCGGGCGTTCAACATCGGCAGCGAGGTCAACAACGTCACGGTCGCCGAGATCGCCGAACAGGTCGCCGAGGCGGTGTCCGGCTCCAAGGTGGTGATCACCGGGGAGACCGGTGCCGATCCGCGGTCGTACCGGGTGGACTTCTCCCGGTTCCGCGCCGCGATACCCGGCTTCGACTGCGAGTGGACGGTGAAGCGGGGCGCGCTCGAACTCGCCGACGCCTACCGCGAACACGAGCTGACCCGGGAGGACTTCGAGCGACGCTTCACCCGTCTCGCCGTGCTGCGCGCGGCCTCCGACACCGGCGCCGTCGACGACACCCTGCGGTGGCGACGGTGA
- a CDS encoding polysaccharide pyruvyl transferase family protein has translation MTAVRVGVFGLLGSGNLGNDGSLEAVLGYLRAAHPEAVVDALCGGPEVVTARYGIPATRLHRYRGEYRTASRAGAIAGKGLGKLVDVFRTAAWVRRHDVVIVPGMGVLEATLPLRPWGFPYSLFLLCASGRLLRTKVALVGVGAAPIGSRPTRTLVRWSARLAAHRSYRDALSRDALRSMGVDTARDEVHPDLAFALPAPPANTPSGPPGPVCVGVMDFHGGDDDRDRSEEIHRRYLDGTTRFVRALVEDGRPVRLLTGDACDTPVAEAILDAVDSPLVTAAEAASLADLMKETAAADTVVATRYHNLVCALKTGTPTLALSYAAKSDALMAGMGLDAYCHPAREIDADRLLEQFRSLEKRSAELRQILTERNRAITAQLDRQFTALTAALFPATDPAHTVRETP, from the coding sequence GTGACCGCGGTGCGCGTCGGGGTGTTCGGCCTGCTCGGCTCGGGCAACCTCGGCAACGACGGGTCGCTGGAGGCCGTGCTCGGGTACCTGCGCGCCGCGCACCCGGAGGCCGTCGTGGACGCGCTGTGCGGCGGACCCGAGGTCGTCACGGCCCGGTACGGGATCCCCGCGACGCGGCTGCACCGGTACCGCGGGGAGTACCGGACCGCGTCGCGCGCGGGCGCGATCGCGGGGAAAGGTCTGGGCAAACTCGTCGACGTCTTCCGCACCGCCGCCTGGGTGCGCCGGCACGACGTGGTGATCGTGCCGGGCATGGGCGTCCTGGAGGCCACGCTGCCGCTGCGCCCGTGGGGCTTCCCGTACTCGCTGTTCCTCCTCTGCGCGAGCGGCAGGCTGCTGCGCACCAAGGTCGCGCTGGTCGGCGTCGGCGCCGCCCCGATCGGCAGCCGGCCGACCCGGACCCTGGTGCGCTGGTCGGCCCGGCTGGCCGCCCACCGGTCGTACCGGGACGCCCTGTCCCGCGACGCGCTGCGGTCGATGGGCGTGGACACCGCACGTGACGAGGTCCACCCCGACCTCGCGTTCGCCCTGCCGGCACCGCCGGCGAACACACCCTCGGGCCCGCCGGGCCCGGTCTGCGTCGGCGTCATGGACTTCCACGGCGGCGACGACGACCGCGACCGGTCCGAGGAGATCCACCGGCGCTACCTGGACGGGACGACCCGCTTCGTCCGCGCGCTGGTCGAGGACGGCAGACCGGTCCGGCTGCTCACCGGTGACGCGTGCGATACGCCGGTGGCAGAGGCGATCCTCGACGCGGTGGACTCGCCGCTGGTCACCGCCGCCGAAGCCGCCTCACTGGCCGACCTGATGAAGGAGACGGCGGCGGCCGACACCGTGGTGGCGACCCGGTACCACAACCTGGTCTGCGCGCTGAAGACCGGCACACCGACCCTCGCCCTCAGCTACGCGGCGAAGAGCGACGCGCTGATGGCCGGCATGGGCCTGGACGCGTACTGCCACCCGGCCCGCGAGATCGACGCCGACCGGCTGCTCGAACAGTTCCGGTCGCTGGAGAAGCGGTCGGCCGAGCTGCGGCAGATCCTGACCGAGCGGAACCGGGCCATCACCGCGCAACTCGACCGCCAGTTCACCGCCTTGACGGCGGCCCTGTTTCCGGCAACCGACCCCGCCCACACCGTACGGGAGACCCCTTGA
- a CDS encoding RNA-guided endonuclease InsQ/TnpB family protein: protein MTTACVKRAFKYRFHPTDAQAAELSRTFGCVRKVYNLALAARTEAWARQERVNYNQTSALLTAWKKTEELAYLNEVSSVPLQQCLRHLQMAFAGFFGKRAKYPRFKSKKKSRKSAEYTTSGFRYRNGRLTLAKMTEPLDIVWSRPLPEGAQPSTATVSQDAAGRWFVSLLCEDSTVRPLPATDTAVGIDVGLDHLLTLSTGEKITNPRHERRDRARLARAQRELSRKAKGSANREKARRKVARIHARIADRRRDVLHKLTTRFVRENQTLVIEDLAVRNMVRNRNLARAISDAAWSEFRSMLEYKAAWYGRDVVAVDRFFPSSRLCSHCGALQDRLPLQVRTWTCDCGATHDRDVNAAQNLLAVGLTVSACGAGVRPQRRTPGGQSAVKQETPRREP from the coding sequence ATGACCACAGCGTGCGTGAAGCGGGCGTTCAAGTACCGCTTCCATCCGACCGATGCGCAGGCGGCCGAACTGTCGCGCACGTTCGGATGCGTGCGGAAGGTCTACAACCTGGCGCTGGCGGCCCGCACCGAGGCGTGGGCGCGGCAGGAGCGGGTCAACTACAACCAGACGTCGGCGTTGCTGACGGCCTGGAAGAAGACCGAGGAACTCGCCTACCTGAACGAGGTCTCCTCGGTCCCGCTCCAGCAGTGCCTGCGCCACCTGCAGATGGCGTTCGCCGGCTTCTTCGGCAAGCGGGCGAAGTATCCGCGCTTCAAGTCGAAGAAGAAGTCCCGGAAGTCCGCCGAGTACACCACCAGCGGGTTCCGCTACCGAAACGGGCGGCTGACGCTGGCGAAGATGACGGAACCGCTGGACATCGTGTGGTCCCGGCCGCTGCCGGAGGGAGCGCAGCCGTCCACGGCGACCGTCTCGCAGGACGCGGCCGGGCGCTGGTTCGTGTCCCTGTTGTGCGAGGATTCCACCGTCCGGCCGCTTCCCGCCACCGATACGGCGGTCGGTATCGACGTGGGTCTGGACCACCTGCTGACCCTCTCGACCGGGGAGAAGATCACCAATCCCCGGCATGAGCGCCGCGACCGCGCCCGTCTGGCCAGGGCCCAGCGGGAGCTGTCGCGGAAAGCGAAGGGCTCGGCGAACCGTGAGAAGGCCCGGCGCAAGGTCGCCCGCATCCATGCCCGCATCGCTGACCGCAGGCGTGATGTGCTGCACAAGCTGACCACTCGATTTGTGCGTGAGAACCAAACGCTCGTGATCGAGGACCTGGCCGTGCGCAACATGGTCAGGAACCGGAACCTGGCCCGCGCCATCAGTGATGCCGCGTGGTCGGAGTTCCGGAGCATGCTGGAGTACAAGGCCGCCTGGTACGGGCGGGACGTCGTGGCCGTGGACCGCTTCTTTCCCTCCTCCAGGCTGTGTTCCCACTGCGGCGCCCTGCAGGACAGGCTGCCGCTGCAGGTCCGCACCTGGACCTGTGACTGCGGCGCGACCCATGACCGGGACGTGAATGCAGCGCAGAACCTTCTGGCCGTCGGACTGACGGTGTCGGCCTGTGGAGCCGGTGTAAGACCTCAACGGAGAACTCCGGGCGGGCAGTCGGCAGTGAAGCAGGAAACCCCACGGCGCGAGCCGTAG